TTATTCTCTCACCTCATATAGGAGATTTAAAAACTCTTGGAAGTATTGAATTTTTTGAAAGGACAATTAATACATTTAGAAGGCTTTATGAATTTAAGGAAGATGTAATAATTTGCGATAAGCATCCCTATTATGAATCTACAAAATGGGCTTTATCTCAAAATAAAGAAGTAATTCAAATTCAACATCATTTTTCTCATGCTTTAAGTGTTATGTTTGAAAATAGTTTAGATGGAGAGTTTTTAGCATTTTTGTTTGATGGGACAGGTTATGGAGATGATGGAAGTATATGGGGAGGGGAAGTTTTTAGAGTAACTAAACATAATTATGAAAGAATACATTATATAAAACCTTTTAAATTAATTGGAAGCGAAAAAGGAGTTAAAAATCCAAGCAATTATGCTATTAGTTTAATTGATGAGCAGTTAGCTAAAAATTTTAAAAACTATGAAATTATAAAAAAATTACAAAATGGGCCTTTCCCTTTAACTTCTTCAATGGGAAGGGTATTTGATGCTGTTGCATTTTTAAGTGGTATGATTGATAGGAATGAATATGAGGGTATAAGTGGATTAATTATTGAAAAATTTTATAATGAAAATATTAAAGGTTTTATTGATATAGGTATTAAAAAAGAATTAGATTTTAAAGAGATATTTAATTTTGCTTATTTAAATAGAGGCAAATTTGAACTTGTTAGTAGTATTTTTATTAATAGTTTAGTTAATTTGGTTGTTAAACTGTCAAAATACTATAATTTACCAGTTATTTTAAGTGGAGGGGTGTTTCAAAATAAAACTTTACTTGGTAAAATACTTAAAAATATATATGCTTATTATAATAAAGAAATTCCTATAAATGATGGAGGAATAAGTATAGGTCAAGTTGCTTATGGCATTTGGAATTTAAGGAGGGAAAATGGAACTTGATAAAATTAGTTTTGAAGTAGCACTTAATTTGTGTTTAGAAAATGCTAAAAATATTGAAATTAAAGAGAGTGTATTTATTAATGAGGCACTTGGAAGATTTTTGGCAGAAGATATTTATGCAAAAAGAAATTCTCCTGCTTTTAGCAATTCTGCAATGGATGGATTTGGTTTTAAATACTCAAATAATAAAAAATTTAAAATCATAAAAACAATTTATGCAGGAGATAAGTTTGATGATTTTGAGATTAAAGATGATGAGTGTGTAAAGATTATGACAGGGGCTAAAATTCCAAAAGATGTCAATACTGTTATTCCAATTGAAAATTGTATAGAGGTAAATGATGAGTATATTGTAATTCCTGAGATTAAAAAAGGAGCGAATATAAGAATTAAAGGAGAAGAGGTTAAAAAAGGAGAATTGCTTTTAGAAAAAGGAGAAGAAATAACTCCTGAGGTAATTGCACTTTTAGTTAGAGAGGGTATTACAAATATTAAAGTTTATAAAAAAATAAAAATTGCAATTTTAAGCACAGGTAATGAATTAAAAGAACCATTTGAAATTGCGAGTGAGGATGAGGTTTATAATATTAATTCTTATTCAGTAAGTGCATTATTTAAAAAACATAATTTTGAGGTTGATTTAGTTGGAATTGTAGGAGATGATTTAGAAGAAACTATAAAAGAGATATCAAAATTAAAAGATAGTTATGATGTAATAATTAGTAGTGGAGGTATTAGTTTTGGTGAGAAGGATTATTTATATGCAGCATTTATTGAAAATGGATTAAAACCTTTTTTTCATGGAATTTTAGTAAAAC
This Caminibacter mediatlanticus TB-2 DNA region includes the following protein-coding sequences:
- a CDS encoding molybdopterin molybdotransferase MoeA, which codes for MELDKISFEVALNLCLENAKNIEIKESVFINEALGRFLAEDIYAKRNSPAFSNSAMDGFGFKYSNNKKFKIIKTIYAGDKFDDFEIKDDECVKIMTGAKIPKDVNTVIPIENCIEVNDEYIVIPEIKKGANIRIKGEEVKKGELLLEKGEEITPEVIALLVREGITNIKVYKKIKIAILSTGNELKEPFEIASEDEVYNINSYSVSALFKKHNFEVDLVGIVGDDLEETIKEISKLKDSYDVIISSGGISFGEKDYLYAAFIENGLKPFFHGILVKPGRPTMAGIMDKTFVFSLPGNPLSAFINAFALAIPTLRKIAGARKYYFNYVLAKNEESFKVNPKKDHTILGFLNAGKFKVYEKYKYGSGMLKPLFYSNSLVLLNKGRDFIDAAEVLKVIPFNSDFVEFSNPFN